One Zerene cesonia ecotype Mississippi chromosome 9, Zerene_cesonia_1.1, whole genome shotgun sequence DNA window includes the following coding sequences:
- the LOC119828908 gene encoding putative riboflavin kinase, which produces MFSYLPLFLKGEVVKGFGRGSKDLGCPTANYAREVTQSLPDNLKPGVYYGWAQVDQQDVHKMVVNIGWCPFYQNKEMSVETHIMHQFENDFYGSMLKICIAGYLRPEMNFNSLDELITAIKQDINNASNELDLPDSIMLKNNNFFTCD; this is translated from the exons ATGTTCTCATATTtgcctttatttttaaaaggagAAGTTGTTAAAGGCTTCGGAAGAGGATCAAAGGATTTGGGGTGCCCTACAG CTAATTATGCCCGTGAGGTGACACAATCTTTACCTGATAATTTAAAACCAGGAGTGTACTATGGATGGGCTCAGGTAGACCAACAAGATGTACACAAAATGGTAGTTAATATTGGTTGGTGCCCATTTTACCAGAACAAAGAAATGTCTGTT GAAACACATATTATGCATCAATTTGAAAATGATTTCTATGGAtctatgttaaaaatttgcaTAGCTGGATATTTAAGACCAGAAATGAATTTCAATTCACTAGATGAATTAATAACTGCCATCAAACAAGACATAAACAATGCTAGCAATGAATTGGATTTACCAGATTCAATTATGTTGaagaacaataattttttcacttgtgattaa
- the LOC119829042 gene encoding 40S ribosomal protein S27, with product MPLAIDLLHPSPASERRKHKLKRLVPHPNSYFMDVKCPGCYKITTVFSHAQRVVVCAGCSTILCQPTGGRARLTEGCSFRRKQH from the exons ATGCCG CTCGCAATTGACTTATTGCATCCATCGCCTGCATCTGAGAGGAGGAAGCACAAGCTCAAAAGGCTTGTGCCACATCCTAACTCATATTTCATGGATGTGAAATGCCCAGGATGTTATAAAATCACAACCGTATTCAGTCACGCTCAGAGGGTAGTCGTATGTGCAGGATGCTCAACGATCCTCTGCCAACCAACAGGAGGTCGTGCTAGACTTACTGAAg gATGTTCATTTAGGAGAAAACAACATTAA
- the LOC119828927 gene encoding DNA-directed RNA polymerases I, II, and III subunit RPABC2 gives MADEEYDGEDGGGDYDDMVEEDTNIEETEEQEEDGYNVQCLAPGQAGGGVEKSKRITTRYMTKYERARVLGTRALQIAMCAPVMVELEGETDPLQIAMKELKQRKIPIIIRRYLPDHSYEDWSIDELIIIDH, from the exons ATGGCTGATGAAGAATATGATGGTGAGGACGGTGGTGGAGATTACGATGATATGGTAGAAGAAGATACCAATATAGAAGAGACCGAGGAACAAGAAGAAGACGGTTACAATGTCCAGTGCCTTGCTCCTGGCCAGGCCGGTGGAGGAGTAGAAAAATCAAAAAGGATAACAACTAGATATATGACAAAATATGAACGAGCAAGAGTACTAG GTACCAGAGCCTTACAAATAGCAATGTGTGCTCCAGTGATGGTTGAATTAGAAGGTGAAACTGATCCTCTCCAAATTGCCATGAAAGAActgaaacaaagaaaaattccCATCATCATCCGAAGATACCTTCCCGATCATTCCTATGAAGATTGGAGCATAGATGAGCTAATTATAATTGACCATTAA